The genomic stretch GCACTAAAAAATTTAAAGAATAAAAATTAAATAGTTTAATGATGAGATGATGAATCTCATCGCTCATCAATTAAAAAAGTTATTACAAAATGGCACATCCAAAGAGAAGACAATCGTCTACAAGAAGAGATAAGAGAAGAACTCATTATAAAGCTGTAGTTCCTCAATTAGCAAAAGATGCAACATCAGGAGAAATGCATTTATACCACAGAGCTCACTGGCATGAAGGAAAACTATATTACAGAGGTAAAATAGTTATGGAAAAAGAAGTAGCTACTACTGAAGAAAACTAAGAGTCGTTTTTCATCGAAAAACACCCGTTTTAATACAGAAACCGTCCAATTTTTATAAAATTTGGCGGTTTTTTGTTGTTTTTTGTGTTTTTTTGGTATCTTTGACGGCAAATCAAATATCAAATTTATGGACATTAAAGACATACAGAATCTTATTAAGTTTGTATCTAAAGCTGAGGTTTCAGAAGTAAAATATAAAACTAAAGATTTCGAAATTACTATTAAAACTCCGCTTGGAGGTAATGAAGTAAGCTATGTTGCTCAGCCTGCAATGTATCAGCAAGCTCCACAACAGGTGGCTCCAGGACATGCTCCGGCTTCGGTTTCTGCATCTCCGGAAAAAACAGAAGCGGTTTCTGACGATAGTAAATATGTAACTATTAAATCTCCAATGATCGGAACTTTCTACAGAAAACCATCTCCTGATAAAGATGTTTTCATCAACGTAGGTGACGAAGTTTCAAACGGAAAAGTAGTTTGTGTAATCGAAGCAATGAAGTTATTCAACCAAATCGAATCTGAAGTAAGCGGTAAAATCGTTAAGATTTTAGTGGACGATGCTACTCCGGTTGAATACGACCAACCATTATTCTTAGTAGATCCATCTTAATTAGAAGTTAGATGTTAGACATTAGATGTTAGATTAAATTCTACATTAAAATAACATTATCTAATTTTCAAATTATCTAATTTTCAAATTGAAGAAGATGTTCAAAAAAATATTAATTGCCAATCGTGGCGAAATTGCAATGCGTATTTTACGTACTTGTAAAGAAATGGGAATCAAAACCGTTGCGGTATATTCTACTGCCGACAAAGACAGTCTTCACGTAAGATTTGCTGACGAGGCTGTTTGTATTGGTCCCGCAATGAGTAAAGACTCCTATCTTAAAATCCCTAATATTATTGCTGCTGCAGAGATTACCAATGCAGATGCAATTCACCCGGGGTATGGTTTCTTATCTGAAAATGCTAATTTCTCAAGAATCTGCCAGAAAAACGGTATCAAATTTATTGGTGCAAGTCCTGAGCAAATCGAAAGAATGGGAGACAAAGCAAACGCTAAAGCAACCATGAAAGCTGCAAACGTACCTTGTGTACCAGGTTCTGAAGGTTTAATTGAATCTTATGAGCACGCAGTAAAAACAGCAGAAGAAACAGGTTATCCCGTAATGATCAAAGCTACCGCTGGTGGTGGAGGTAAAGGGATGAGAGCTGTTTGGAAAGCTGAAGATCTTAAAGAACATTGGGAATCTGCAATTCAGGAAGCTGTTGCAGCCTTCGGAAACGGAGGTATGTACATGGAAAAACTGATTGAAGAGCCAAGACATATCGAGATTCAGGTTGCAGGTGACCAATTTGGTAAAGCTTGTCACCTTTCTGAAAGAGACTGTTCTGTACAAAGAAGAAATCAGAAATTAACTGAAGAAACTCCTTCTCCATTCATGACTGACGAACTTCGTGAGAAAATGGGTGAAGCAGCGGTAAAAGCAGCTGAATTTATCGGGTACGAAGGTGTAGGTACTATCGAATTCCTTGTGGACAAACACAGAAATTTCTATTTCATGGAAATGAATACGAGAATTCAGGTTGAGCACCCAATTACTGAGCAGGTAATTGACTATGATTTGATCAGAGAGCAAATTCTTCTGGCAGCAGGAACTCCTATTTCAGGAATCAACCATTATCCAAAATTACATTCTATTGAGTGTAGAATCAATGCGGAAGATCCTTATGCTGATTTCAGACCTTCACCGGGGAAAATCACTGGATTAAACATTCCTGGCGGACACGGGATCAGAGTTGATACTCATGTATATTCAGGATACACGATTCCTTCGAACTATGATTCTATGATTGCAAAACTGATTACAACGGCTCAAACCCGTGAAGAAGCAATTGCAAAAATGAAACGTGCTTTAGAGGAGTTTTATATTGAAGGAGTAAAAACTACTATTCCTTTCCACAGACAATTAATGGAAGATGAAGATTATCTTTCAGGTAACTATACTACAAAATTCATGGAGAGTTTTGTAATGGATAAAAAGTATGATAATCACTAAGATTATTTTAAAATACATATTTAAAACCGCTTCACTTGAGGCGGTTTTTTTATTTAAAATGACTTTTATCATAAAGTAAATTTTCCCAATCTAATGATTTAATTATATTTTAGAGAAATATTTATTATATGAAAAAACTTTTCTTTTTATCATTATCTACAATGATGATGATGTCTGTAATATCTTGTTCAACAGAAACAAATGACGAATTACTAAATGAAAAAACTATAGAAAATGTTGAAGACTGGGATCACATTCAGCTTACAATTACAGATTCGTCAAAGCAACTTGGAAAATACAATGCATTAGGTTATGGTTATAATGTTTTGGGTGAATATGCAAACGAAAACTCTACAACATTAAAAATAATCGATACAGATAAATTTAAAGCAGAACATCACCCGCGTTTATCTGAAGAGAATCTATTGTCTAATGAATATACCGAAAACTACGGAGAAGATGCAGCTGCTTATTTCCAAATGATTTCAAAAAAAGTTTCAGCCACTCAGCAATTTAAGGTATATGGCAAAACCATCCCGTTTTCATCAGCTATTTTAAGCAACAAAAAATATGATCCACATTTCATTTATGGAAATTACAGTCATATCATAAAACAAAAAAGATTTAGATTGAATGAGAGTCATGAACTTTTGAGCAATTATTTAACTGCAAATTTCTCAAAAGATCTTGAGGAAAAAACAGCTGAGCAAATTGTCAAAAAATATGGGACTCATGTGGCAGTAGATATATACACAGGATCTATTATTGATATGATCTTTCAAGCCAAAACAACCAATCCTGACCGTGCAAGCGCAGCAAGAATTGGAATAAAAACTATTGTTGGCACAGATAACGAAATTGATACTCAAGCGGCTTCAAAAAATTACGAAAAAAAATTATTTTACAAAACAAGAGGAGGAGATAAATCATTGGCTATGGCGGGAATTTTTAATCTCAAAAAAATGACCCCAACCATTAATTTTTATAATTGGCAAAGCACCTCTACAACAGAAAATGCTGTGCTAGTAGATTTCGGTGATAACGGATTAATATTTTTATATGATCTAGTTAAAGATCCCTCTAAGAAAGCTGAACTAAAGTTGTATATTGACCAATATATAAATGAAAATCAAGTTGTTCTAGAATCTTAAATCTATTTTATCATCAAAATTATCTATAGATCCGTCAGTAAAATGGCGGATCATTTTAATGCAAAACATTTAAATTTAATTTCTAAAAGATATAAAAACTGCAAGTCATAATGAGTTTGAGCAATATCTTCTAAATGATTATTTCATATCAACAATACATACTTGAATATACCTAATATTCAGCATCATTATTCTGTTGAACCATCTTATTTATTATACTTAAATTTGTAAAAAAGGAAAAAGATATGTCAACAGCAGAACAAACAAAAAACTCACAATATTTCATAGAATTAGAAGAAAAACACGGTGCTCACAATTATCATCCGCTTCCAGTGGTTTTAGATAAAGGAGAAGGTGTTTTTGTTTGGGATGTTGAAGGTAAAAGATATTACGATTTCCTTTCCGCTTATTCGGCTGTCAACCAAGGACATTCTCACCCAAAAATTGTTGATGCTTTAGTTAATCAGGCTAAAAAACTAGCTTTAACTTCAAGAGCTTTTTACAATTCGAATTTGGGAGAATACGAGAAAAAAATCACTACACTTTTCGGATTTGATAAGGTTTTACCAATGAATTCCGGAGCTGAAGCTGTGGAAACTGCAGTAAAATTAGCCAGAAAATGGAGCTATGAAGTAAAAGGAATTTCAGAAAATGC from Chryseobacterium indoltheticum encodes the following:
- a CDS encoding MAC/perforin domain-containing protein, with protein sequence MKKLFFLSLSTMMMMSVISCSTETNDELLNEKTIENVEDWDHIQLTITDSSKQLGKYNALGYGYNVLGEYANENSTTLKIIDTDKFKAEHHPRLSEENLLSNEYTENYGEDAAAYFQMISKKVSATQQFKVYGKTIPFSSAILSNKKYDPHFIYGNYSHIIKQKRFRLNESHELLSNYLTANFSKDLEEKTAEQIVKKYGTHVAVDIYTGSIIDMIFQAKTTNPDRASAARIGIKTIVGTDNEIDTQAASKNYEKKLFYKTRGGDKSLAMAGIFNLKKMTPTINFYNWQSTSTTENAVLVDFGDNGLIFLYDLVKDPSKKAELKLYIDQYINENQVVLES
- the accB gene encoding acetyl-CoA carboxylase biotin carboxyl carrier protein gives rise to the protein MDIKDIQNLIKFVSKAEVSEVKYKTKDFEITIKTPLGGNEVSYVAQPAMYQQAPQQVAPGHAPASVSASPEKTEAVSDDSKYVTIKSPMIGTFYRKPSPDKDVFINVGDEVSNGKVVCVIEAMKLFNQIESEVSGKIVKILVDDATPVEYDQPLFLVDPS
- the rpmF gene encoding 50S ribosomal protein L32, with translation MAHPKRRQSSTRRDKRRTHYKAVVPQLAKDATSGEMHLYHRAHWHEGKLYYRGKIVMEKEVATTEEN
- the accC gene encoding acetyl-CoA carboxylase biotin carboxylase subunit; protein product: MFKKILIANRGEIAMRILRTCKEMGIKTVAVYSTADKDSLHVRFADEAVCIGPAMSKDSYLKIPNIIAAAEITNADAIHPGYGFLSENANFSRICQKNGIKFIGASPEQIERMGDKANAKATMKAANVPCVPGSEGLIESYEHAVKTAEETGYPVMIKATAGGGGKGMRAVWKAEDLKEHWESAIQEAVAAFGNGGMYMEKLIEEPRHIEIQVAGDQFGKACHLSERDCSVQRRNQKLTEETPSPFMTDELREKMGEAAVKAAEFIGYEGVGTIEFLVDKHRNFYFMEMNTRIQVEHPITEQVIDYDLIREQILLAAGTPISGINHYPKLHSIECRINAEDPYADFRPSPGKITGLNIPGGHGIRVDTHVYSGYTIPSNYDSMIAKLITTAQTREEAIAKMKRALEEFYIEGVKTTIPFHRQLMEDEDYLSGNYTTKFMESFVMDKKYDNH